One window from the genome of Paenibacillus azoreducens encodes:
- the tnpA gene encoding IS200/IS605 family transposase — MTSDVNSLAHTKWNCKYHIVFAPKYRRQVIYGKLKQDIGKILRQLCERKNVEIIEAEACKDHIHMLVSIPPKLSVSAFIGYLKGKSSLMIFDRHAHLKYRYGNRKFWCKGFYVDTVGRNKKVIEEYIRNQLQEDIVAEQITMMEYIDPFTGEETKENRKKKK; from the coding sequence ATGACATCTGATGTGAACAGTTTAGCACATACAAAATGGAATTGTAAGTATCACATTGTGTTTGCCCCAAAGTATAGACGCCAGGTGATCTATGGGAAGTTAAAACAAGATATCGGAAAAATATTGAGGCAATTATGCGAAAGAAAAAACGTAGAAATCATTGAAGCAGAGGCGTGCAAGGATCATATTCACATGTTAGTGAGTATTCCACCCAAGTTAAGCGTGTCCGCATTTATCGGATATTTAAAAGGGAAAAGTAGCTTAATGATATTTGATCGACATGCGCATTTAAAGTATCGGTATGGAAATCGGAAATTTTGGTGCAAAGGTTTTTACGTGGATACCGTCGGAAGGAACAAGAAAGTAATTGAAGAGTATATCCGAAATCAATTACAGGAAGATATCGTCGCGGAACAGATAACGATGATGGAATACATTGATCCATTTACAGGAGAAGAAACCAAAGAGAATCGAAAGAAGAAGAAATAG
- a CDS encoding transglycosylase domain-containing protein — MKHHPEKLVLQESSILMASDGTVLRKIPLPESGYRKAARLEEMPKLLVDTFLAVEDRRFYHHQGLDYTGIARALFNNALRMEVSEGGSSITQQLARNLYLNRDKNMLRKLNEASIALALEKRLSKHDILELYLNQIYMGEGQYGVKAAAEHYFGIADLKELDIMQIAALAGIPKGPSIYNPGEQTELSAQRRALVLDIMHQQGLITGEEMTAALHEEYQRPAVVKEKKVGASYIDAALTEASQLLGKPKQELQSAGYTIVTGMNMKAQGVLEETFLKPELFPPSGKSQQVESAMAIVDHRSGEVVALTGGRNPSSGDLNRAIVDARQPGSAFKPIIDYGPALESGMFSPDSMLPDQKMTYGSYKPENLNGAYRGLVTMRMALQQSINAPAVWLLKQVGIAKASEFSAKLGIKLPKEDRNLSIALGGLHVGVSPLKMAQAYSVFANGGVFREAHMVRQIKDSKGNVIYEHQSNPHQVISPYTAEQMTSMLRSVVNDGTGKRARMNRPVAGKTGTTQLDLPGISRKGNRDLWFVGYTPEWTGAVWMGFDRTDKDHYMMAGSGMAAALFSEVMSKALEGR, encoded by the coding sequence GTGAAACATCACCCCGAGAAACTGGTCCTTCAGGAATCGAGTATATTGATGGCCTCGGACGGAACCGTGCTGCGCAAAATCCCGCTGCCTGAATCCGGGTACAGAAAGGCGGCAAGGCTTGAGGAAATGCCGAAGTTGCTTGTCGATACCTTCTTGGCGGTGGAAGACCGCCGCTTCTATCATCATCAGGGGCTGGATTACACGGGAATCGCGAGGGCATTATTCAACAATGCGCTTCGGATGGAAGTATCGGAAGGAGGCAGCAGCATCACCCAGCAGCTTGCCCGGAACCTGTATCTGAACAGGGACAAAAACATGCTCCGCAAGTTGAACGAGGCATCGATTGCGCTGGCTTTGGAGAAACGGTTGTCGAAACACGATATTTTGGAATTGTACCTCAATCAGATTTATATGGGTGAAGGACAATACGGAGTAAAGGCGGCGGCAGAGCATTATTTTGGCATCGCCGATCTGAAAGAGTTGGATATCATGCAAATCGCTGCTTTGGCGGGCATCCCCAAGGGGCCTTCCATCTATAATCCGGGAGAGCAAACCGAACTTTCCGCGCAAAGACGCGCTCTTGTATTGGATATTATGCATCAGCAGGGGTTGATAACCGGCGAAGAAATGACGGCTGCGCTTCATGAGGAATATCAGCGTCCTGCCGTGGTCAAAGAAAAGAAGGTAGGAGCTTCTTATATTGATGCCGCGTTGACGGAAGCTTCACAGCTGCTTGGAAAACCGAAGCAGGAGCTGCAGTCAGCAGGGTATACGATTGTGACGGGAATGAATATGAAAGCCCAAGGGGTGCTGGAGGAGACATTTTTAAAACCGGAATTATTCCCTCCGAGCGGAAAAAGCCAGCAGGTGGAGTCCGCTATGGCCATCGTTGATCACCGGTCGGGCGAGGTGGTGGCGCTAACAGGCGGACGGAATCCAAGTTCGGGAGATCTGAACAGGGCTATTGTGGATGCGCGCCAGCCAGGCTCCGCCTTCAAACCGATTATCGATTACGGACCGGCGCTGGAAAGCGGCATGTTTTCACCTGACAGCATGCTCCCGGATCAGAAGATGACCTATGGAAGTTATAAGCCTGAAAATCTGAACGGAGCATATCGGGGGCTGGTTACGATGAGAATGGCCCTTCAACAGTCGATTAATGCGCCTGCCGTATGGTTGCTGAAGCAGGTTGGGATAGCCAAAGCCAGTGAATTTTCTGCCAAACTGGGAATAAAGCTGCCTAAAGAGGATCGCAATCTTTCCATCGCGCTGGGAGGACTTCATGTAGGGGTATCCCCCTTGAAAATGGCGCAAGCCTATAGTGTTTTTGCCAACGGAGGCGTATTTCGCGAGGCGCATATGGTGCGCCAAATCAAAGATTCGAAAGGCAATGTGATTTACGAGCATCAATCGAATCCGCATCAAGTTATCTCCCCATATACTGCAGAGCAGATGACGAGCATGCTGCGCAGCGTGGTTAATGATGGTACGGGCAAAAGGGCCAGGATGAACCGGCCGGTTGCAGGCAAAACCGGAACAACCCAACTGGATTTGCCCGGAATCAGCAGGAAGGGAAATCGGGATCTATGGTTTGTCGGCTATACACCGGAATGGACCGGGGCGGTGTGGATGGGATTCGACCGTACGGATAAGGATCATTACATGATGGCAGGAAGCGGGATGGCTGCCGCCCTGTTTTCGGAAGTCATGAGCAAAGCGTTGGAAGGCAGGTAG
- a CDS encoding sensor histidine kinase: MNPKYISTVRWKFIWAFMLSAISGAGVLTAGYQMVNSMLYLNPAPSTGKHTAILRWIINHIGSAPMLAAAGIISFLFFFFIFTKKIISYLEEITSGIQQITKLGELHRIEVRTTDELGVLAENINIMSDRLQHSLMEERAAVQAKNELITGVSHDLRTPLTSILGFLDYIVKDRCRDEAELRYYADIAYQKTLVLRKLIDDLFEYTRVNSGELPLVTEKLDLKAFIRQLTEEAVPELNLADMTYTVHDHTEETLWIEAAPKELVRAYENLIANAIRYGKGGKKLEVSFERDEDEAIVKISNFGEMIPEGDLPHIFERFYRAERSRSKHTGGSGLGLAIAKGIIDRHQGKITAQSSNERTDFITRFPLCKR, from the coding sequence ATGAATCCAAAGTACATAAGTACAGTCCGCTGGAAATTTATCTGGGCATTTATGTTAAGCGCCATATCGGGCGCTGGGGTGTTGACAGCAGGGTATCAGATGGTTAACTCCATGCTTTATTTGAATCCTGCCCCGTCTACGGGCAAGCACACGGCCATTCTGAGATGGATTATTAATCATATTGGGTCAGCGCCGATGCTTGCGGCTGCCGGCATTATCAGTTTTTTGTTCTTTTTTTTCATATTTACGAAGAAAATTATCTCTTATCTTGAAGAAATCACATCCGGTATTCAGCAGATCACCAAACTGGGCGAACTTCATCGCATAGAGGTGAGAACGACGGACGAGCTGGGCGTTTTGGCTGAAAATATTAATATCATGTCCGACAGGCTGCAGCACTCCCTGATGGAGGAAAGGGCAGCTGTTCAGGCGAAAAACGAACTGATTACGGGCGTTTCCCATGATTTGCGCACGCCGCTGACGTCCATCCTCGGATTTTTGGATTACATTGTGAAGGACCGCTGCCGGGATGAGGCGGAACTAAGGTACTACGCGGATATCGCCTATCAAAAAACGCTTGTGCTGCGCAAACTGATCGATGATTTATTCGAATATACACGCGTGAACAGCGGTGAGCTTCCGCTTGTGACGGAAAAGCTCGACTTGAAGGCTTTTATCAGGCAGCTTACGGAAGAAGCGGTTCCGGAACTGAATCTGGCAGACATGACCTATACGGTTCATGACCATACGGAGGAAACATTGTGGATCGAGGCGGCTCCGAAGGAGCTGGTTCGTGCTTATGAGAATCTGATCGCCAATGCGATCCGGTATGGGAAGGGCGGCAAGAAACTCGAGGTATCTTTTGAACGCGACGAGGATGAAGCCATTGTGAAAATCAGTAATTTTGGGGAAATGATTCCGGAGGGCGATTTGCCGCATATTTTTGAACGGTTTTACCGTGCGGAGCGCTCGCGTTCGAAACATACCGGCGGGTCGGGACTCGGGCTTGCGATTGCCAAGGGAATTATCGACCGTCACCAAGGAAAGATTACGGCGCAAAGCAGTAATGAGCGGACGGATTTTATCACCCGGTTTCCATTGTGCAAGAGGTAG
- a CDS encoding response regulator transcription factor, producing MKKETILIVDDEKEIVKLLEIYLSNEGYRLLKAYDGAEALRWLESEEVDLIILDVMMPNLDGIAACMKIREERNVPIIMLSAKNTDMDKINGLSIGADDYVGKPFNPLELVARAKSQLRRYHQFNKDTPVSADEHLLTFEDLVIDTAKHEVDVDNRKVKLTPREFAILELLARHQGQVLSMEQIYNKVWNEPFLDGGNTVMVHVRKIREKIEPDPKRPRYVQTVWGVGYKLDGPS from the coding sequence ATGAAAAAAGAAACCATTCTGATTGTGGATGATGAAAAAGAAATCGTGAAGCTGCTTGAGATATATTTATCCAATGAAGGATACAGGCTGCTTAAAGCTTATGATGGTGCGGAAGCGCTCCGCTGGCTTGAAAGCGAAGAGGTGGACCTCATTATTTTGGATGTGATGATGCCCAATCTGGACGGTATCGCCGCATGCATGAAAATCCGCGAAGAACGCAATGTCCCGATCATCATGCTTTCGGCGAAAAATACGGACATGGACAAAATCAACGGGCTCAGCATAGGCGCGGATGATTACGTCGGAAAACCTTTTAATCCGCTCGAGCTTGTGGCCAGGGCTAAATCGCAGCTCCGCCGCTACCATCAGTTTAATAAAGATACCCCTGTATCCGCGGATGAGCATTTGCTGACATTCGAAGATTTGGTGATTGATACCGCCAAACACGAGGTGGATGTCGACAACCGCAAAGTGAAGCTGACACCGCGGGAATTCGCGATTTTGGAGCTGCTGGCAAGACATCAGGGGCAGGTGCTCAGCATGGAGCAGATTTACAATAAAGTTTGGAATGAACCTTTTTTGGACGGGGGCAACACCGTTATGGTCCATGTGCGGAAAATCCGCGAGAAAATCGAACCCGATCCGAAACGTCCCCGTTACGTGCAAACGGTTTGGGGCGTGGGATATAAACTGGACGGACCGTCCTGA
- the ligA gene encoding NAD-dependent DNA ligase LigA, whose translation MDPMSTMEQLVRELNKLNYHYYTLDKPLISDKEYDALYDQLVALEKESGVVLPDSPTQRVGGELLKGFVQHRHLSSLWSLDKAQNLEQLGNWNTRVTKLVADYNSKNPDNPLPQPSYAVELKFDGLTLNLTYTDGKLVQAATRGNGVVGEGILAQVKTIKSVPLTIPYKDGTIEVQGEGIMNLSVLDKYNQTAAEPLKNARNAAAGALRNLNPKVTAERKLSAFFYNVGYSDNIRFASHKEMMDFLHDNHFKVNPYISYFENFDDVTKQLEDIQERRSGLDYLIDGAVVKIVDMRTREALGYTDKFPRWAVAYKFEAEETTTVLESVSWEVGRTGKITPVARVEPVELAGVTVQNCTLNNIGDIERKNLKHALGTRVFIRRSNDVIPEILGKVTEDSDGEEIVYPEHCPACGFPLEQRGAHLFCNNRLDCKPQIIGRITHFASRDAMDIETFSVMTAEQLYNELNVREPADLYTLTFEDLIKLDRFGEKKANNLLAAFEKSKDRDLASFLFALGIPNTGKSTTKMLADHFRDLHAVMNATVEELIALPDVGGIVAESIVGFFADPFMKTGIEKMLSLGVKAKAPEAPKAVSTDSFFSGKTVVLTGTLHQLTRDEAAKRLEALGAKVTGSVSAKTDLVIAGEKAGSKLAKAQNLGIEVIEDEDEFIRLLNS comes from the coding sequence ATGGATCCAATGTCTACGATGGAGCAGCTCGTCCGCGAGCTGAACAAGTTGAATTATCATTATTACACGCTGGACAAACCGCTGATCAGCGATAAAGAGTACGATGCCTTGTATGATCAGCTGGTAGCTTTAGAGAAGGAGAGCGGCGTTGTTCTGCCGGATTCTCCGACCCAGCGCGTCGGCGGGGAGCTGCTGAAAGGCTTTGTGCAGCATCGTCATTTGTCTTCGCTCTGGAGCCTGGACAAGGCGCAAAATTTGGAGCAGCTGGGAAACTGGAACACGCGTGTGACCAAACTTGTGGCGGACTATAACAGCAAAAATCCGGACAATCCTTTGCCGCAGCCAAGCTATGCGGTGGAATTGAAATTTGACGGGCTGACGCTCAACCTGACGTATACGGACGGCAAACTGGTGCAGGCGGCGACCCGCGGCAACGGCGTCGTTGGCGAAGGCATTTTGGCCCAAGTCAAAACGATTAAATCCGTGCCGCTTACCATCCCTTATAAAGACGGCACGATAGAGGTGCAGGGCGAGGGGATCATGAACCTGTCGGTGCTGGACAAATATAACCAGACAGCGGCAGAGCCGCTCAAAAATGCCCGCAACGCCGCAGCCGGGGCACTCCGCAACCTGAATCCGAAGGTAACGGCAGAGCGCAAGCTAAGCGCGTTTTTTTACAACGTCGGTTATTCCGACAATATCCGTTTTGCTAGTCACAAGGAAATGATGGACTTCTTGCACGACAATCACTTCAAGGTGAACCCGTATATTTCGTATTTCGAAAACTTCGACGACGTGACGAAGCAACTAGAAGATATTCAGGAGCGCCGTTCGGGACTCGATTACCTCATTGATGGCGCCGTCGTGAAGATTGTGGATATGCGCACCCGGGAAGCATTGGGGTATACGGATAAGTTCCCGCGCTGGGCGGTCGCCTATAAGTTTGAGGCGGAGGAAACGACGACCGTGCTGGAATCCGTCTCCTGGGAAGTGGGACGTACGGGCAAAATCACGCCGGTCGCGCGCGTTGAACCTGTCGAACTGGCGGGTGTTACGGTGCAGAACTGCACGCTGAACAACATTGGGGACATCGAACGGAAAAACTTGAAGCATGCGCTCGGTACCCGCGTCTTTATCCGCCGTTCCAATGACGTCATCCCGGAAATTTTGGGCAAAGTGACCGAAGATAGCGATGGCGAAGAGATTGTGTATCCGGAACATTGCCCTGCATGCGGATTCCCGCTCGAGCAGCGCGGCGCTCATTTGTTCTGCAACAACCGTTTGGACTGCAAGCCGCAAATTATTGGCCGGATTACCCATTTTGCCTCAAGGGATGCGATGGATATCGAGACGTTCAGCGTCATGACGGCCGAGCAGCTGTACAATGAGCTGAATGTGCGCGAGCCTGCGGATTTGTACACGCTGACGTTTGAGGATCTGATCAAGCTGGACCGTTTTGGCGAAAAAAAAGCAAACAACCTGCTCGCGGCCTTCGAGAAAAGCAAAGATCGGGATCTCGCTTCGTTCCTGTTTGCCTTAGGAATCCCGAATACCGGCAAATCGACGACCAAAATGCTGGCTGACCATTTCCGCGATCTGCATGCCGTCATGAATGCGACCGTAGAAGAACTGATCGCCCTTCCGGATGTAGGCGGCATTGTCGCCGAAAGCATCGTCGGATTTTTCGCGGATCCATTTATGAAGACGGGCATCGAAAAGATGCTTTCCTTGGGCGTAAAAGCCAAAGCGCCGGAAGCGCCGAAAGCCGTAAGCACCGATTCCTTCTTCAGCGGCAAGACGGTTGTTCTGACCGGCACGCTGCATCAGCTGACCCGTGACGAGGCTGCCAAGAGGCTGGAAGCATTAGGAGCAAAAGTAACCGGCAGCGTATCTGCTAAGACCGATCTCGTCATTGCCGGCGAAAAGGCTGGCAGCAAGCTCGCCAAAGCTCAAAATCTCGGAATAGAGGTCATTGAGGATGAGGATGAGTTTATCCGCCTTTTAAATTCGTAA
- the pcrA gene encoding DNA helicase PcrA gives MQPIDIQQAIQKLNPEQRQAVEATEGPLLILAGAGSGKTRVLTHRIAYLIATRKAPPWGILAITFTNKAAREMQERVTKLVGGEGRDIWVSTFHSMCVRILRKDIDRIGFNSNFTILDSTDQLSLVRNCMKDLNLDTKKFEPKAVLSLISTAKNELITPAQYEQKAGDYIESIAAQVYTMYQRRLKSNNSLDFDDLIMATIQLFKEVPEVLDFYQKKFQYIHVDEYQDTNRAQYMLCRMLADGHHRICVVGDSDQSIYRWRGADISNILNFEEDYPEARTILLEQNYRSTSTILNAANEVIKLNTGRKPKKLWTDKGEGEKIKVYRADSEHDEGYFVTSEINKNVKQGIPYQNHAILYRTNAQSRVIEEILIKSDIPYQIVGGIKFYDRKEIKDILGYLRLISNPDDDLSLARVINVPKRGIGDTSVAKLAAAAAERGVSIFQVLAVVDDLGFAGKTRNALVEFYDMIAALNRMVDYLSVTELTEKMLEMSQYRIEMQRENTIESRSRLENIDEFLSVTMEFEKNNDDKSLVSFLTDLALIADIDSMNDDEEEQTDAVILMTMHSAKGLEFPIVFIVGMEEGVFPHSRAFSDNEELEEERRLAYVGITRAEQQLYLSCAQMRTLFGRTTANQPSRFLNEIPEELKEETGVARDRYGRGGNIGGSYGGRGFGNGNGSGSNFGRSSANSSLSGSTAKAVGSQARVTVTTSTSQPAASGGKSDLTTLKAGDKVAHGKWGTGTVVSIKGAGNDTELQIAFPAPVGVKRLLSAFAPITKVDG, from the coding sequence ATGCAACCGATTGACATACAACAAGCGATTCAAAAATTGAACCCAGAGCAGCGGCAGGCCGTTGAAGCGACGGAAGGCCCGCTGCTGATTCTGGCCGGAGCGGGAAGCGGCAAGACCCGGGTGCTGACGCATCGGATCGCTTACCTGATCGCAACCCGCAAAGCCCCGCCTTGGGGGATTCTGGCGATCACATTTACGAATAAAGCCGCACGGGAAATGCAGGAGCGTGTAACCAAGCTCGTCGGCGGCGAAGGCCGTGATATATGGGTTTCCACCTTCCACTCCATGTGCGTGCGCATTCTCCGTAAAGATATTGACCGGATCGGGTTCAACTCCAATTTCACTATTTTGGACTCCACGGATCAATTGTCTTTAGTCCGCAATTGCATGAAGGATTTGAACCTGGATACGAAAAAATTCGAGCCCAAAGCCGTTCTTTCCCTCATCAGCACGGCTAAAAATGAGCTGATTACCCCGGCCCAATACGAGCAAAAAGCCGGCGATTATATTGAAAGCATCGCGGCACAGGTATACACCATGTACCAGCGCCGCCTGAAAAGCAATAACTCGCTGGATTTCGATGACCTGATCATGGCGACGATCCAGCTCTTTAAGGAAGTGCCCGAGGTTCTTGATTTTTACCAGAAGAAATTCCAATACATCCATGTCGATGAATACCAGGATACCAACCGGGCGCAGTATATGCTCTGCCGGATGCTGGCTGACGGCCATCACCGGATTTGCGTGGTTGGTGACAGCGACCAGTCGATCTACCGCTGGCGCGGAGCCGACATTAGCAACATTCTGAATTTCGAGGAGGATTATCCGGAAGCCCGGACCATCCTGCTCGAACAGAATTACCGGTCGACTTCTACGATTCTGAACGCTGCGAACGAAGTGATTAAGCTAAACACCGGCCGCAAGCCGAAAAAGCTGTGGACCGACAAAGGCGAAGGTGAGAAGATCAAGGTGTACCGCGCCGATTCGGAGCATGATGAAGGTTATTTCGTTACCTCCGAAATCAACAAAAACGTCAAGCAAGGCATACCCTATCAGAATCATGCCATATTATACCGTACAAACGCCCAGTCCCGGGTCATAGAGGAAATTTTGATCAAGTCCGATATTCCGTACCAGATCGTCGGCGGCATCAAGTTCTATGACCGTAAAGAAATTAAGGATATTCTCGGTTACCTGCGCCTTATCTCCAACCCGGATGACGATCTCAGCTTGGCGCGCGTTATCAATGTGCCCAAAAGAGGCATCGGCGACACTTCCGTTGCCAAACTTGCCGCGGCTGCGGCCGAACGCGGCGTTTCGATTTTCCAGGTGCTTGCGGTCGTGGACGATCTCGGTTTTGCCGGAAAAACGCGCAACGCGCTGGTGGAATTCTATGATATGATCGCAGCGCTGAACCGGATGGTGGATTACCTTTCGGTGACGGAGCTGACCGAAAAAATGCTTGAGATGAGCCAATACCGCATCGAGATGCAGCGCGAAAACACGATCGAATCGAGGTCGCGCCTCGAGAATATTGATGAGTTCCTGTCCGTTACGATGGAATTCGAGAAAAATAATGACGACAAGTCGCTCGTGTCGTTCCTGACGGATCTTGCTTTGATTGCGGACATCGATTCGATGAATGATGATGAAGAGGAACAAACGGATGCGGTTATTCTCATGACGATGCACAGCGCCAAAGGTTTGGAATTCCCGATCGTATTTATCGTCGGGATGGAAGAGGGAGTATTCCCTCACAGCCGCGCATTTTCCGATAATGAGGAACTGGAAGAGGAAAGACGTCTGGCCTATGTCGGCATCACGCGGGCGGAGCAGCAGCTGTATCTCTCCTGCGCTCAGATGCGGACGTTGTTTGGACGGACGACAGCTAACCAGCCATCACGCTTTCTGAACGAAATTCCTGAGGAGCTTAAGGAAGAAACCGGCGTAGCCCGCGACCGTTACGGCCGTGGCGGCAATATTGGGGGCTCGTACGGCGGCCGCGGATTCGGCAATGGAAACGGCAGCGGAAGCAACTTCGGCCGCAGCAGCGCCAACTCTTCCTTAAGCGGTTCAACGGCAAAGGCCGTTGGTTCGCAGGCAAGGGTTACGGTGACGACTTCAACGTCGCAGCCGGCGGCTTCGGGAGGCAAGTCTGACCTAACCACCCTTAAAGCCGGTGACAAAGTCGCCCATGGCAAATGGGGTACCGGCACAGTCGTGTCGATCAAAGGGGCCGGCAACGACACCGAGCTGCAAATTGCTTTTCCGGCGCCTGTCGGCGTGAAACGTCTGCTGTCTGCGTTCGCGCCGATTACCAAAGTGGATGGTTAG
- a CDS encoding heptaprenylglyceryl phosphate synthase, with the protein MIKPWRHVFKLDPDREIDDHALEAVCMSGTDAIMVGGSSGVTFENTVDLMSRVRRFELPCVLEVSNLEMIVPGFDLYMIPMVMNTADSEWITGQHQRAVEEYGYMIPWDLLVPEGYIILNPDSTVARLTGAKTGLEAAEAAAYAQVADKLMSLPVIYVEYSGTFGDMDTVKKIHQSIQSAKLFYGGGIHDEETAAKAAAVCDTIVVGNAVYENLEQALLTVKAVK; encoded by the coding sequence ATGATTAAACCATGGAGACATGTTTTTAAACTGGACCCGGACCGGGAAATCGACGATCATGCGCTGGAAGCGGTATGCATGTCGGGCACGGATGCCATTATGGTGGGCGGATCAAGCGGCGTTACGTTTGAAAATACGGTGGATTTAATGTCACGCGTGCGCCGGTTTGAGCTGCCGTGCGTACTTGAGGTCTCCAATCTGGAGATGATTGTCCCCGGATTCGATTTATATATGATACCGATGGTGATGAACACCGCGGACTCCGAGTGGATTACAGGACAGCACCAGCGGGCCGTAGAGGAATACGGTTATATGATTCCGTGGGATCTGCTCGTTCCCGAAGGATATATTATCCTCAATCCGGATTCAACCGTGGCCCGTTTGACTGGCGCCAAAACCGGTCTGGAAGCGGCGGAAGCCGCTGCTTATGCGCAGGTGGCGGACAAGCTGATGTCTCTTCCCGTTATTTATGTCGAGTATAGCGGCACCTTCGGCGACATGGACACGGTCAAAAAAATACATCAATCCATTCAGTCCGCGAAGCTGTTTTATGGCGGCGGCATTCATGACGAAGAAACCGCGGCCAAGGCGGCAGCCGTTTGCGATACGATCGTGGTCGGAAATGCGGTATATGAAAATTTGGAACAGGCGCTTCTTACCGTTAAGGCTGTGAAGTAG